From the Thermococcus sp. 18S1 genome, one window contains:
- a CDS encoding 7-carboxy-7-deazaguanine synthase QueE produces the protein MRLVMAEVFNSWQGEGGSVEGSAFGRRQIFVRFAGCDLNCLWCDSREYIRASQVSRWRYEVEPFTGKFEYRPNPAELGDVVDAVLRLDTGDVHSISYTGGEPTLQVEPLKALMGEMKSLGFDNFLETHGGLPELIEEVATLTDYASVDIKDETAKATEDWRALVLREVESIRILKEAGAKVYAKLVVTSETKIENVRWYAELLKGLAPLVIQPREPIEISQERLMELYREAALIMGRENVGLSFQVHKYLHVL, from the coding sequence ATGAGACTCGTGATGGCCGAGGTCTTCAACAGCTGGCAGGGAGAGGGAGGAAGCGTCGAGGGTTCTGCCTTTGGTAGGAGGCAGATTTTCGTCCGCTTCGCCGGCTGCGACCTTAACTGCCTCTGGTGCGACTCCAGGGAGTACATCAGGGCTTCCCAGGTTTCACGCTGGCGCTATGAGGTGGAGCCCTTCACAGGGAAGTTCGAGTACAGACCTAATCCAGCAGAGCTCGGCGATGTCGTTGATGCCGTTCTGCGCCTTGATACCGGGGATGTTCACTCGATAAGCTACACCGGCGGCGAGCCGACGCTCCAGGTAGAACCGCTCAAAGCCCTTATGGGAGAGATGAAGAGCCTCGGCTTCGACAACTTCCTTGAAACCCACGGCGGTTTGCCGGAGCTAATTGAAGAGGTCGCCACTCTCACAGATTACGCGAGCGTTGACATAAAGGACGAGACGGCTAAGGCCACTGAGGACTGGAGGGCCTTAGTTCTCCGCGAGGTAGAGAGCATAAGGATTCTGAAGGAAGCGGGGGCAAAAGTTTACGCCAAGCTCGTCGTTACGTCGGAGACGAAAATCGAGAACGTCCGCTGGTACGCGGAGCTACTGAAGGGCCTAGCTCCACTCGTAATCCAGCCGAGGGAGCCGATCGAGATAAGCCAGGAGAGGCTCATGGAGCTCTATCGCGAGGCGGCTCTGATCATGGGTCGGGAGAACGTCGGGCTGAGCTTTCAGGTTCATAAGTACCTTCACGTGCTTTGA
- a CDS encoding tRNA-binding protein, with protein MWDTSKDYRLLVAEKAVELFLKTVEHAKFKGKWNKKGAIQLAKEMIPEIQAMRYSYVEPKELIETPQMKALKEKASGIIEALGGEDWHHKFISLADKSEREKVEEQVAKVRFFLNTILGLERRLSLGKINDPVIAVDIKVGEVMSVGKHPNADRLLVTNVNLGDRAITVVTNDLTVKEGNRVAVALLPPANFRGIVSEGMFLGAGEGVLKDVNGEIGGLPKGVPLEAFNETRNLIEAFLKG; from the coding sequence ATGTGGGACACGAGCAAGGATTACCGCTTACTGGTGGCGGAGAAGGCGGTGGAGCTGTTCCTGAAGACGGTGGAGCACGCGAAGTTCAAGGGGAAGTGGAACAAGAAGGGAGCGATTCAGCTGGCGAAGGAGATGATTCCGGAGATACAGGCGATGAGGTACAGCTACGTGGAGCCGAAGGAGCTGATTGAGACCCCGCAGATGAAGGCCCTGAAGGAGAAGGCCAGCGGCATAATCGAGGCCCTTGGAGGAGAGGACTGGCACCACAAGTTCATCAGCCTGGCGGATAAGAGCGAGCGCGAGAAGGTCGAGGAGCAGGTGGCCAAGGTCAGGTTCTTCCTGAACACAATCCTCGGCCTCGAGAGACGCCTCTCCCTCGGGAAGATAAACGACCCGGTCATAGCAGTTGATATAAAGGTCGGCGAGGTCATGAGCGTCGGCAAGCACCCGAACGCCGACAGGCTTCTCGTCACCAACGTTAACCTTGGCGACAGGGCGATAACCGTCGTCACCAACGACCTGACGGTGAAGGAAGGAAACCGCGTTGCCGTTGCCCTGCTCCCGCCGGCCAACTTCCGCGGAATCGTCAGTGAGGGAATGTTCCTCGGTGCTGGAGAGGGAGTCCTCAAGGACGTGAATGGAGAAATAGGCGGCCTCCCGAAGGGAGTTCCGCTCGAGGCCTTCAACGAGACGAGGAACCTCATCGAGGCGTTTTTGAAGGGATGA
- a CDS encoding type I restriction endonuclease translates to MGELMPGLFSSPLEEKIEAIIEIYPRISNEEATKQHMILPLLKELGWRIDKPHEVYPERQTRNKRRPDYTLLVDGKPVAFLEAKSAKTRVIGRGGVVSKHARQLIGYCFEEGVALGVLTNGTQWVLMETFKLWTRPENRVITMVDLRKLDIEEAADKMLAFTRRNIRLYYQKFGYRLGEKHDFAF, encoded by the coding sequence ATGGGTGAGCTCATGCCGGGGTTGTTTTCCTCACCCTTAGAGGAAAAGATTGAAGCTATCATAGAGATATACCCAAGGATTTCCAACGAGGAAGCTACGAAGCAACACATGATACTTCCCCTTCTTAAAGAGCTGGGATGGAGAATTGACAAGCCACATGAGGTATATCCAGAAAGACAAACTAGAAATAAGAGACGGCCAGATTACACTCTTCTCGTGGATGGAAAACCTGTGGCATTCTTGGAAGCAAAAAGTGCAAAAACCCGCGTTATTGGAAGAGGGGGAGTAGTATCCAAACACGCTCGTCAGTTGATTGGATATTGCTTTGAAGAGGGCGTGGCATTGGGGGTATTAACCAATGGAACCCAGTGGGTACTAATGGAAACATTTAAGCTTTGGACACGTCCCGAGAATAGAGTAATAACCATGGTGGATTTAAGAAAACTTGATATCGAAGAGGCAGCTGACAAAATGTTGGCATTCACTAGAAGAAATATCAGACTTTATTATCAAAAATTTGGATATCGGTTGGGGGAAAAGCACGACTTTGCCTTCTGA
- a CDS encoding YbhB/YbcL family Raf kinase inhibitor-like protein, with protein MDLEIGSVFHNGETIPVEFTCDGNDVNPPIFIGHVDPNAKSLVIIMDDPDAPGGTFTHWIAWNIPPLGEIPKGVPPHGVVDAPVRMVQGKNDFGKIGYGGPCPPRGHGVHHYHFKVYALDTVLELDPGASRKELEKAMNGHIIQMGELVGLYERK; from the coding sequence ATGGACCTTGAGATTGGTTCTGTATTTCACAACGGGGAGACCATACCCGTCGAGTTCACCTGTGATGGGAACGACGTGAACCCGCCAATATTCATCGGACACGTGGACCCAAACGCAAAGAGTCTCGTCATCATCATGGACGACCCCGATGCTCCCGGAGGAACGTTCACCCATTGGATAGCGTGGAACATTCCGCCCCTGGGTGAGATACCGAAAGGGGTTCCGCCGCACGGGGTTGTGGATGCTCCAGTTAGGATGGTTCAGGGAAAGAACGACTTTGGAAAAATCGGATACGGTGGGCCCTGCCCGCCGCGGGGGCATGGGGTGCATCATTACCACTTCAAAGTCTATGCCCTTGACACGGTCCTGGAACTCGATCCTGGGGCGAGTAGAAAAGAACTGGAAAAGGCCATGAACGGCCACATCATTCAGATGGGCGAACTTGTGGGGCTCTACGAGCGGAAATGA
- a CDS encoding DNA-directed RNA polymerase subunit P, protein MVMAVYRCAKCGKEVELDLENTREVRCPYCGSKILYKPRPRVARRVKAI, encoded by the coding sequence ATGGTAATGGCCGTTTACCGCTGCGCAAAGTGCGGAAAGGAGGTCGAGCTCGACCTCGAAAACACCAGGGAAGTCCGCTGTCCCTACTGCGGCAGCAAGATACTCTACAAGCCCAGGCCCAGGGTGGCCAGGCGCGTAAAGGCGATCTGA
- a CDS encoding DUF2284 domain-containing protein, which produces MKVLWEREIPADEIVLSPRPVWKCRSCPMYGRRPSCPPHVPDWREAKDWVRHFKKALIIKFEIDMARFEEDKREAILYLLKREDEFFRKGKMYATALFPGNCNLCDDCPFERGEPCRMPTRVRPSIDAIGIEIGRLVKIDFSESVLYGMVLIE; this is translated from the coding sequence ATGAAGGTGCTGTGGGAGAGGGAAATTCCAGCGGATGAGATAGTCCTCTCACCCCGACCTGTCTGGAAGTGCCGCTCATGTCCAATGTACGGCAGGAGACCGAGCTGCCCACCACACGTTCCTGACTGGAGGGAAGCGAAGGATTGGGTGAGGCACTTCAAAAAGGCTTTGATAATAAAGTTTGAGATAGACATGGCACGATTTGAGGAGGACAAACGGGAAGCCATCCTATACCTGCTGAAGAGGGAGGATGAGTTTTTCCGGAAGGGAAAAATGTATGCAACAGCCCTGTTCCCCGGGAACTGCAACCTCTGTGATGACTGTCCCTTCGAGAGGGGCGAGCCGTGCAGGATGCCCACCAGGGTCAGGCCGAGTATAGACGCCATCGGCATCGAGATTGGAAGACTCGTGAAAATCGACTTCTCCGAAAGCGTTTTGTACGGGATGGTGCTAATTGAATAA
- a CDS encoding RuvB-like helicase, which yields MPVIEEVTAPRSFERIGSHSHIRGLGLDESGKAKFMADGMVGQVKAREAAGIAVELIKRGKLAGKGILLVGPTGSGKTAIAMGIARELGEDVPFVQIAGSEIYSAEVKKTEFLKEALRRAIGVRISEERKVYEGEVREIRINRTRHPFNPYVEIPESVVITLRTKDDEKTIRAGREIAYQLMEMGVEEGDVIQIDAETGRISKIGTTKEEEGLFFKRKVNLPSGPVLKIKEFTYTVTLHDLDVANARGNIFGLLFSTGAEISDEIRQRVDETVKKWIEEGKASLVPGVLFIDEVHMLDIEAFSFLARAMESELAPILILATNRGRTKIRGTDLEAPHGIPIDMLDRLLIINTEPYKKEEIREIVKIRAKEEKIEVSEEAIEYLAELGEKTSLRYAVQLLAPASVLAKGGRVEKEHIERAKEYFADLRRSMEFVEKLEGMLQ from the coding sequence ATGCCAGTGATAGAGGAAGTGACCGCACCGAGGAGCTTCGAGAGGATTGGAAGCCACTCCCACATAAGGGGCCTCGGTCTCGACGAGAGCGGGAAGGCGAAGTTCATGGCCGACGGAATGGTTGGGCAGGTTAAGGCTAGGGAAGCGGCTGGAATAGCTGTTGAGCTCATCAAGCGCGGCAAGCTCGCCGGAAAGGGAATACTTCTCGTTGGCCCGACGGGAAGCGGTAAGACGGCCATAGCAATGGGCATAGCAAGGGAACTCGGTGAGGACGTGCCCTTCGTCCAGATAGCGGGAAGCGAGATTTATTCCGCCGAGGTCAAGAAGACCGAGTTCCTGAAGGAGGCCCTGAGGAGGGCCATAGGAGTGAGGATAAGCGAGGAGAGGAAGGTCTACGAGGGCGAGGTCAGGGAGATAAGGATAAACCGCACCAGGCACCCGTTCAACCCCTACGTCGAGATTCCCGAGAGCGTCGTCATAACCCTCCGCACCAAGGACGATGAGAAGACCATCAGGGCAGGCAGGGAGATAGCCTATCAGCTCATGGAGATGGGCGTTGAGGAGGGCGACGTCATACAGATTGACGCCGAAACCGGCAGAATTTCGAAGATAGGAACCACGAAGGAGGAAGAGGGACTGTTCTTCAAGCGCAAGGTGAACCTGCCGAGCGGCCCGGTTCTCAAGATAAAGGAGTTCACCTACACCGTCACGCTCCACGACCTCGACGTTGCCAACGCCCGCGGCAACATCTTCGGCCTGCTCTTCAGCACCGGGGCGGAGATAAGCGACGAGATAAGGCAGCGCGTTGATGAGACCGTCAAAAAGTGGATCGAGGAAGGGAAGGCCAGCCTCGTGCCGGGAGTTCTCTTCATAGACGAGGTCCACATGCTCGACATTGAGGCGTTCTCCTTCCTCGCGAGAGCGATGGAGAGCGAGCTGGCACCGATTCTTATCCTCGCGACGAACCGCGGAAGGACGAAGATAAGGGGCACCGACCTCGAAGCCCCGCACGGGATACCCATCGACATGCTCGACAGGCTGCTCATAATCAACACCGAGCCATACAAGAAGGAGGAAATCAGGGAGATAGTCAAGATAAGGGCGAAGGAGGAGAAGATCGAAGTCAGTGAGGAGGCGATAGAGTACCTCGCGGAGCTCGGAGAGAAGACCAGCCTCCGCTACGCGGTGCAGCTCCTCGCCCCGGCCAGCGTCCTGGCAAAGGGCGGAAGGGTGGAGAAGGAGCACATCGAGAGGGCAAAGGAGTACTTCGCGGACCTCAGGAGGAGCATGGAGTTCGTGGAGAAGCTGGAGGGCATGCTTCAGTAA
- the pcc1 gene encoding KEOPS complex subunit Pcc1, which yields MGLQGSDSEAWPIEGVIELSFPDEETARIVYESVLYEHESVPYRRSRIEFLREGNRVIIRFLARDNSALRGTLNSYLRWIKVAMDSIEI from the coding sequence ATGGGACTACAAGGAAGCGATTCTGAAGCGTGGCCCATCGAAGGAGTGATCGAGCTCTCCTTTCCCGATGAGGAGACCGCGAGAATAGTTTACGAAAGTGTTCTGTACGAGCACGAGAGCGTGCCTTATCGGAGGAGCAGGATAGAGTTCCTCCGCGAGGGGAACAGGGTGATAATCCGCTTCCTTGCCCGGGACAACTCCGCCCTGAGGGGAACTCTGAACTCCTATCTGAGATGGATTAAGGTTGCTATGGACTCGATTGAAATCTAA
- a CDS encoding prefoldin subunit beta has protein sequence MQNIPPQVQAMLGQLESYQQQLQLVIQQKQKVQLELTEAKKALEELEKVEDGTVIYKTVGTLIVKTDKAKAVEELKEKVETLEVRISALERQEKKLNEKLKELTAKIQSAIRPTAG, from the coding sequence ATGCAGAACATTCCGCCCCAGGTTCAGGCCATGCTTGGGCAACTTGAGAGCTACCAGCAGCAGCTCCAGCTCGTCATCCAGCAGAAGCAGAAGGTTCAGCTCGAGCTCACCGAGGCAAAGAAGGCTCTGGAAGAGCTCGAGAAGGTCGAGGACGGAACGGTTATCTACAAGACCGTCGGAACGCTCATCGTCAAGACGGACAAGGCCAAGGCCGTCGAGGAGCTGAAGGAGAAGGTCGAGACCCTCGAGGTCCGCATCAGCGCCCTCGAGAGGCAGGAGAAGAAGCTCAACGAGAAGCTCAAGGAGCTCACCGCGAAGATACAGTCCGCCATAAGGCCCACCGCGGGCTGA
- a CDS encoding PIN domain-containing protein: MRVRETSEVIEKPELQILLNVLGEIRGSYPLYGLPLLRAKPVETGYRVELTVNRREFNEHVPEYLSHELPTWMDFYECFISAGIVRYANIDEFLQNLELYERLKKGVAFAPDTNLFYHRFISGFRPLDRYQIVVAEGVKKEIENAMNYKYRHRELEEIRREVRNGSLLREFSNRRTKRSRKAAYIALKEFERLKDRIIIAESVKEPAHNNDEIIVKSLKHYDNMTPSLLVFLTADIAITDVAEMEGLEYFLFKYPRQEIGRHDITAYQLRTLLFNLAAVFGVIEVNGITVFGEFGGKGGLNELKLVFPTENRAYHEFEFHLKLSRKLMEIMRR; the protein is encoded by the coding sequence ATGAGAGTGAGGGAGACTAGCGAGGTCATAGAGAAGCCGGAGCTTCAGATACTCCTCAACGTTCTGGGCGAGATCAGGGGGAGTTATCCACTCTACGGGCTGCCCCTGCTGAGGGCAAAGCCTGTGGAAACCGGCTACCGCGTTGAGCTCACTGTGAACAGGCGGGAGTTCAACGAGCATGTTCCGGAGTATCTCTCCCACGAACTTCCCACCTGGATGGACTTCTATGAGTGCTTCATATCAGCCGGCATCGTGAGATACGCGAACATAGACGAGTTCCTCCAGAACCTCGAGCTTTACGAGAGGCTCAAGAAGGGCGTGGCCTTCGCCCCGGACACGAACCTCTTCTACCACCGCTTCATCTCGGGCTTCAGGCCCCTTGACAGGTACCAGATAGTCGTGGCCGAGGGCGTGAAGAAGGAGATTGAGAACGCGATGAACTACAAGTACCGGCACAGGGAGCTGGAGGAAATCAGGCGCGAGGTTAGAAACGGAAGCCTTCTCCGGGAGTTCAGCAACAGGAGGACGAAGAGAAGCAGGAAGGCCGCATACATAGCCCTTAAGGAGTTCGAAAGGCTAAAGGACAGGATAATCATAGCGGAGAGCGTCAAGGAGCCAGCCCACAACAACGACGAGATAATAGTCAAGTCCCTCAAGCACTACGACAACATGACACCAAGCCTGCTCGTCTTCCTAACGGCAGACATAGCGATAACCGACGTGGCCGAGATGGAGGGGCTGGAGTACTTCCTCTTCAAGTACCCTCGCCAGGAGATTGGACGGCACGACATAACGGCATACCAGCTAAGGACGCTCCTCTTCAACCTCGCGGCCGTCTTCGGCGTCATAGAGGTGAACGGAATAACGGTGTTCGGCGAGTTTGGGGGCAAGGGCGGGCTGAACGAGCTGAAGCTGGTCTTTCCAACCGAGAACAGAGCCTATCACGAGTTCGAGTTCCACCTGAAGCTCAGCAGGAAGCTGATGGAAATAATGAGGAGGTAA
- a CDS encoding aldehyde ferredoxin oxidoreductase family protein, protein MYGYQNKIARVNLTAGKVTYEELPDEVIGKFVGGKGLGYYLIYREVPPGTDPLSPANKFVFAPGGLTGLIPGSSKVIAVSKSPETGLISDSSGGDAFGPKLKGHFDAIIIEGKAEEPVYLYVHDGEVEIREAKHLWGRGNYEVARELWKEHPKASMAMIGPAGERLSRIANVIYDTERASGRGGLGAVLGSKKVKAVVVEPGEKPKVANPEEFQKLWQEFYEHFATDPKYEHTRNYGTSDALRSSASLGMSPAYNFSRPHIPDELASKLAGDEVKKYEVTPEWFVHGKSCPIKCARYVEVEYKGRKIRVKPEYESIAMLGAATGVFNFPAVAYFNWLVNDLGLDSIATGATIGWVFEMVERGLLTEEEIGFPVKGFGDEEAEERLIKLMAERKGFGAIIADGVKRACERLGRGCEFAVHVKGMESPAWDPRGRRTYALSYATADVGASHLRGWPRPHQLPNQGAAKELVPSMIEGRDESYITDMLGTCKFVSYKMEDLAKFYSLATGEEWTVERLRKVAWAVESIVRIHDALDWVTPPLDDTIPPRWWEPEQDGPAKGNAAFIDYDDFLEARKEFYRLRGWHEELGVPLPETMEELGYPEFKDDAERALEVVKKRMNLE, encoded by the coding sequence ATGTACGGCTACCAGAACAAAATAGCAAGGGTGAACCTGACTGCTGGAAAGGTCACCTACGAGGAACTGCCCGACGAGGTGATTGGGAAGTTCGTGGGCGGAAAGGGCCTCGGCTACTACCTGATTTACAGGGAAGTGCCACCGGGAACCGACCCACTCAGCCCGGCCAACAAGTTCGTCTTCGCGCCAGGTGGATTAACCGGCCTGATTCCGGGTTCGAGCAAGGTCATAGCGGTCAGCAAGAGCCCGGAGACGGGGCTAATCAGCGACTCCAGCGGTGGAGACGCCTTCGGTCCGAAGCTCAAGGGGCACTTCGATGCTATAATCATCGAAGGTAAAGCAGAGGAGCCCGTCTACCTCTACGTCCATGATGGAGAGGTGGAAATCAGAGAGGCAAAGCACCTTTGGGGTAGGGGCAACTACGAGGTCGCCAGGGAACTCTGGAAGGAGCACCCGAAGGCCAGCATGGCAATGATTGGTCCCGCCGGCGAGAGGCTCAGCAGGATTGCCAACGTGATCTACGACACCGAGCGCGCGAGCGGAAGGGGCGGTCTTGGAGCCGTCCTCGGAAGCAAGAAGGTCAAAGCGGTGGTCGTTGAGCCCGGAGAGAAGCCCAAAGTTGCCAACCCCGAGGAGTTCCAGAAGCTCTGGCAGGAGTTCTACGAGCACTTCGCAACGGATCCGAAGTACGAGCACACAAGGAACTACGGGACGAGCGACGCGCTGAGAAGCTCAGCTTCCCTCGGCATGAGCCCCGCTTACAACTTCTCAAGACCCCACATCCCCGACGAGCTCGCGAGCAAACTGGCCGGAGACGAGGTCAAGAAGTACGAGGTAACCCCTGAGTGGTTCGTCCACGGCAAGAGCTGTCCGATTAAGTGCGCTCGCTACGTAGAGGTCGAGTACAAGGGCAGGAAAATCCGCGTCAAGCCCGAGTACGAGAGTATAGCAATGCTCGGAGCCGCGACCGGAGTGTTCAACTTCCCGGCAGTTGCCTATTTCAACTGGCTCGTCAACGACCTCGGACTGGACAGCATAGCGACGGGAGCAACGATAGGCTGGGTCTTCGAGATGGTCGAGAGGGGTCTGCTCACCGAGGAGGAGATAGGCTTCCCTGTCAAGGGCTTCGGCGATGAGGAGGCCGAGGAGAGGCTCATAAAGCTCATGGCTGAGAGGAAGGGCTTTGGGGCGATAATAGCGGACGGTGTGAAGAGGGCCTGTGAAAGGCTCGGCAGGGGCTGCGAGTTCGCGGTGCACGTGAAGGGCATGGAGAGCCCGGCCTGGGACCCGCGCGGAAGGAGGACCTACGCCCTCAGCTACGCAACGGCCGACGTTGGAGCCTCTCACCTCCGCGGCTGGCCGAGACCACACCAGCTGCCCAACCAGGGGGCTGCTAAGGAACTTGTTCCGTCGATGATAGAGGGCAGGGACGAGAGCTACATTACCGACATGCTCGGAACGTGCAAGTTCGTTTCCTACAAGATGGAGGACTTGGCTAAGTTCTACTCGCTGGCAACGGGGGAGGAGTGGACGGTCGAGAGGCTGAGGAAGGTTGCCTGGGCCGTCGAGAGCATAGTCAGAATCCACGACGCTCTGGACTGGGTTACACCGCCGCTCGACGACACCATTCCGCCGCGCTGGTGGGAGCCGGAGCAGGACGGACCTGCTAAGGGCAACGCGGCCTTCATAGACTACGACGACTTCCTTGAGGCGAGGAAGGAGTTCTACAGGCTTAGGGGCTGGCACGAGGAGCTCGGCGTTCCGTTGCCGGAGACGATGGAGGAACTCGGCTACCCGGAGTTCAAGGATGATGCGGAGAGGGCTTTGGAGGTCGTGAAGAAGAGGATGAACCTGGAGTGA
- a CDS encoding DUF3194 domain-containing protein yields MDEGASGRRVIHIGLPELSEEQLIEVGELAQETIIKHVFDVLNRSDVKDIEVTMRINRDETLDLEVEVYLEVPIFVKVDVEGLIDEAVEKAYAAVERKLREIANEGKNKA; encoded by the coding sequence ATGGACGAGGGAGCCAGCGGGAGAAGGGTTATCCACATCGGTCTGCCGGAGCTGAGCGAGGAGCAGCTCATTGAGGTTGGCGAGCTTGCGCAGGAGACGATAATCAAGCACGTCTTCGACGTCCTCAACAGGAGCGACGTCAAGGATATAGAGGTTACGATGAGGATAAACCGCGATGAGACCCTCGACCTTGAGGTTGAGGTCTACCTGGAGGTTCCAATCTTCGTGAAGGTGGACGTTGAGGGGCTAATAGATGAGGCCGTCGAGAAGGCCTACGCGGCCGTTGAGAGAAAGCTGAGGGAGATTGCTAATGAGGGGAAAAATAAGGCTTAA
- a CDS encoding bifunctional oligoribonuclease/PAP phosphatase NrnA, with protein sequence MRGKIRLKRFLQRSQGKSFLLLCHHNADPDSLGSAIAFALYLKSIGVENVRIGVAQSVSSYAKRLLTLSPVPLEKDPPVREDVVVIFDTSSLEQLEPIEIPRGKTVIVIDHHAEKEKPIRADIVVVDSSRTSTAEIVWELFKYLDFYDEKAVKALLAGIVTDTANFRFANSKTFKAVSEMLERFPIQMGEIFQLVAPVSDENIDQAKRTAILKACQRMEIRKFRKYIIAVSKVSAYESLACKTFLNLGADIAVVGSEKKGVRISARAKENLVKKGLHLGKIMEKVGPVIDGSGGGHAGAAGANGRKNLDEAIRLILKEIERFLREVD encoded by the coding sequence ATGAGGGGAAAAATAAGGCTTAAACGCTTCCTTCAGCGCTCACAGGGCAAATCTTTCCTTCTCCTCTGCCACCACAACGCCGACCCAGATTCCCTCGGCTCGGCGATAGCCTTCGCTCTCTACCTCAAATCAATCGGCGTTGAAAACGTGAGAATCGGTGTCGCCCAGAGCGTCTCCTCCTACGCCAAGAGACTGCTCACCCTCTCACCCGTTCCGCTCGAAAAGGACCCCCCTGTTAGGGAAGACGTGGTTGTAATCTTCGACACCTCTTCCCTCGAACAGCTCGAACCAATCGAGATTCCGCGCGGTAAGACCGTTATCGTCATCGACCACCATGCCGAGAAGGAAAAGCCCATCAGAGCCGATATAGTCGTTGTCGATTCATCGCGCACCTCAACGGCCGAGATAGTCTGGGAGCTTTTCAAATACCTCGACTTCTACGACGAGAAAGCCGTTAAGGCTCTCCTAGCTGGAATAGTTACCGATACGGCGAACTTCCGCTTTGCGAACTCGAAGACATTCAAGGCCGTAAGTGAGATGCTGGAGCGCTTTCCAATTCAGATGGGGGAGATATTCCAGCTCGTGGCCCCTGTCAGCGACGAGAACATAGACCAGGCGAAGCGCACTGCCATCCTCAAGGCCTGCCAGAGGATGGAGATAAGGAAGTTCAGGAAGTACATCATAGCGGTCTCCAAGGTTTCTGCCTACGAGTCCCTCGCCTGCAAGACGTTCCTGAACCTCGGCGCTGACATAGCGGTTGTGGGAAGCGAGAAAAAGGGCGTCCGTATTTCAGCGAGGGCAAAAGAAAACCTCGTGAAGAAGGGCCTGCACCTCGGCAAGATTATGGAAAAGGTCGGGCCGGTCATAGACGGCTCGGGCGGCGGCCACGCTGGAGCCGCCGGGGCGAACGGAAGGAAGAACCTTGACGAAGCGATAAGGCTCATCCTGAAGGAGATTGAGAGGTTTTTGAGGGAGGTCGATTGA
- a CDS encoding ribosomal biogenesis protein: MMLITTSHRPTRRTRSFGHDLEKVFPNSLYLTRGKKTIQDLLMEAYDRNYERLLIVNVWKGNPLKMTFIKVDPEDWGYLGYLYLHGIKLQREIGFRDIRPIREEMPLVVTTAKRVGLDHVAFAQVFAELTGGKFVPRRERSLLGIADRYNTDVLSVIERHPRGMAVNFYRLDVNKEKAVGPLISVKIWIMEDGRRWDYKEAILKRGPSKE, translated from the coding sequence ATGATGCTGATAACGACTTCCCACAGACCCACGAGGAGGACGAGGAGCTTCGGCCACGACCTAGAGAAGGTCTTCCCTAACTCGCTCTACCTGACCAGGGGAAAGAAGACCATCCAGGACCTTCTCATGGAGGCCTACGACAGGAACTACGAGAGACTCCTGATAGTCAACGTCTGGAAGGGCAACCCGCTCAAAATGACCTTCATCAAGGTTGACCCCGAGGACTGGGGATACCTCGGCTACCTGTACCTCCACGGTATAAAGCTCCAGCGCGAGATCGGTTTTAGAGACATAAGGCCCATACGCGAGGAGATGCCGCTCGTCGTTACCACCGCAAAGCGCGTCGGCCTCGACCACGTTGCATTCGCCCAGGTTTTCGCCGAGCTGACTGGCGGAAAGTTCGTTCCGAGAAGGGAGCGCTCGCTCCTTGGGATAGCCGATAGGTACAATACCGACGTTCTGAGCGTAATCGAGAGGCACCCGCGCGGAATGGCGGTGAACTTCTACCGCCTGGACGTCAATAAGGAGAAGGCCGTTGGCCCTCTCATAAGCGTCAAGATATGGATAATGGAGGACGGGCGGAGATGGGACTACAAGGAAGCGATTCTGAAGCGTGGCCCATCGAAGGAGTGA
- a CDS encoding 50S ribosomal protein L37ae produces the protein MGRTTKVGSAGRYGPRYGLKIRRRVAAVEAKMKQKHVCPVCGRKAVRRISTGIWQCQKCGATFAGGAYLPTTPAGKVAKRVTASKA, from the coding sequence ATGGGAAGGACTACTAAGGTTGGTTCAGCTGGAAGGTACGGTCCCAGGTACGGTCTCAAGATCAGGAGAAGAGTGGCCGCCGTTGAGGCCAAGATGAAGCAGAAACACGTCTGCCCGGTCTGCGGAAGGAAGGCCGTCAGGAGGATAAGCACCGGCATATGGCAGTGCCAGAAGTGCGGCGCCACCTTCGCCGGCGGTGCCTACCTGCCGACCACTCCGGCCGGAAAGGTCGCCAAGCGTGTCACGGCCTCCAAGGCCTGA